In Bos indicus isolate NIAB-ARS_2022 breed Sahiwal x Tharparkar chromosome 19, NIAB-ARS_B.indTharparkar_mat_pri_1.0, whole genome shotgun sequence, the following proteins share a genomic window:
- the CANT1 gene encoding soluble calcium-activated nucleotidase 1 — MPVQLSNPPEWNESMHSLRISVGGLPVLASMTKAADPRFRPRWKVILPSFVGAAVLWLLYTHRPPPGRPPLPNTHNWKLVQPPAARYNDTYPLSAPQRTPGGTRYRIAVIADLDTKSRAQEENTWVSYLKKGHLTLSDSGDRVAVEWDQGHEVLESHLAEKGRGMELSDLIVFNGKLYSVDDRTGVVYQIEGSRAVPWVILSDGDGTVGKGFKAEWLAVKDEHLYVGGLGKEWTTATGEVLNENPEWVKVVGCRGSVGHENWVSSYNALRAAAGIRPPGYLIHESACWSDTLQRWFFLPRRASHERYSEKDDERRGTNLLLSATQDFGDITVQHVGAVVPTHGFSSFKFIPNTDDQIIVALKSEEDSGQIATYIMAFTLDGRFLLPETKIGSVKYEGIEFI, encoded by the exons ATGCCCGTCCAGCTCTCCAACCCCCCGGAATGGAATGAGTCTATGCACTCTCTCCGGATCAGCGTGGGGGGCCTTCCCGTGCTGGCGTCCATGACCAAGGCCGCGGACCCCCGCTTCCGCCCCCGCTGGAAGGTGATCCTGCCATCCTTCGTGGGCGCTGCTGTCCTCTGGCTGCTCTACACCCACCGCCCCCCTCCTGGCCGGCCCCCCCTGCCCAACACCCACAACTGGAAGCTTGTCCAGCCACCTGCTGCCCGGTACAATGACACCTACCCACTGTCTGCCCCCCAGAGGACGCCAGGCGGGACGCGATACCGGATCGCTGTTATTGCTGACCTGGACACAAAGTCCAGGGCCCAGGAGGAGAACACCTGGGTCAGTTACCTGAAGAAGGGTCATCTGACCCTGTCAGACAGCGGGGACCGGGTGGCCGTGGAGTGGGACCAAGGCCATGAGGTCTTGGAGTCCCACCTGGCAGAAAAGGGGCGGGGCATGGAACTGTCGGATCTGATCGTCTTCAACGGGAAGCTCTACTCCGTGGACGACCGCACAGGCGTGGTCTACCAGATCGAAGGCTCCAGGGCCGTGCCCTGGGTCATCCTGTCCGACGGCGACGGCACCGTGGGGAAAG GCTTCAAAGCTGAGTGGCTGGCCGTGAAGGATGAGCATCTGTATGTGGGCGGCCTGGGCAAGGAGTGGACCACTGCCACGGGGGAGGTGCTGAATGAGAACCCAGAGTGGGTGAAGGTGGTGGGCTGCAGAGGCAGCGTGGGCCACGAGAACTGGGTGTCCAGCTACAACGCCCTGCGGGCCGCTGCCGGGATCCGGCCGCCAG GCTACCTCATCCACGAGTCTGCCTGCTGGAGCGACACGCTGCAGCGCTGGTTCTTCCTGCCGCGCCGCGCCAGCCACGAGCGCTACAGCGAGAAGGACGACGAGCGCCGGGGCACCAACCTGCTGCTGAGCGCCACCCAGGACTTCGGGGACATAACCGTCCAGCACGTGGGGGCAGTGGTCCCCACCCACGGCTTCTCCTCCTTCAAGTTCATCCCCAACACCGACGACCAGATCATTGTGGCCCTCAAGTCTGAGGAGGACAGCGGCCAGATTGCCACCTACATCATGGCCTTCACGCTGGACGGACGCTTCCTCCTGCCCGAGACCAAGATCGGGAGTGTGAAGTACGAGGGCATAGAGTTCATTTGA
- the LGALS3BP gene encoding galectin-3-binding protein isoform X2: MAPLRLFWIWLLVVGTRGVKDGDMRLADGGSANQGRVEIYYNGQWGTVCENMWDLTDASVVCRALGFQNATEALGGAAFGPGYGPIMLDEVRCTGTEPSLANCSSLGWMRSNCRHDKDASVICTNETRGVYTLDLSGELPAALEQIFESQKGCDLFITVKVREEDEIAMCAHKLILSTNPEAHGLWKEPGSRVTMEVDSECVPVVKDFIRYLYSRRIDVSLSSVKCLHKLASAYQAKQLQSYCGHLFAILIPQDPSFWTPLELYAYALATRDPVLEEICVQFLSWNFGALTQAEAWPSVPPALLQGLLSRTELVVPSELVLLLAVDKWSQERHTSHREVEALVEQVRFPMMPPQDLFSLQFNLSLYWSHEALFQKKILQALEFHTVPFELLAQYWGLNLTEGTYQPRLYTSPTWSQSVMSSSYNPSRSFQTPQHPSFLFHDSSVSWSFVYLPTLQSCWNYGFSCSSDDPPLLALSKSSYSKSNPTIGYENRALLHCEGSFVVDVIDFKGWKALVPSALATNSSRSTSLFPCPSGVFSRFQVVIRPFYLTNSTDMD; the protein is encoded by the exons ATGGCCCCTCTACGGCTCTTCTGGATATGGCTGCTGGTCGTGGGGACTCGAG GCGTGAAAGATGGCGACATGCGGCTGGCTGACGGGGGCTCCGCCAACCAGGGCCGCGTGGAGATCTACTACAACGGCCAGTGGGGGACGGTGTGTGAGAACATGTGGGACCTGACGGACGCCAGCGTCGTCTGCCGGGCCCTGGGCTTCCAGAACGCCACCGAGGCTCTGGGCGGGGCCGCCTTCGGGCCAG GATATGGCCCTATCATGCTGGACGAGGTGAGGTGCACGGGGACAGAGCCCTCGCTGGCCAACTGCTCATCCCTGGGCTGGATGCGGAGCAACTGCAGACACGACAAGGACGCCAGCGTGATCTGCACCAACG AAACCAGAGGTGTCTACACCCTCGACCTATCTGGCGAACTCCCTGCGGCCCTAGAGCAGATATTTGAGAGCCAGAAGGGCTGTGACCTGTTCATCACGGTGAAGGTGCGTGAGGAAGACGAGATAGCCATGTGTGCCCACAAGCTGATCCTGTCCACCAACCCCGAGGCCCACGGCCTATGGAAGGAGCCGGGCAGTAGGGTCACCATGGAGGTGGACTCTGAGTGTGTGCCCGTCGTCAAGGACTTCATCAG GTACCTCTACTCCCGGAGGATCGACGTGTCCCTGTCGTCAGTGAAGTGTTTGCACAAGCTCGCCTCTGCCTACCAGGCCAAGCAGCTGCAGAGCTACTGCGGGCACCTCTTTGCCATCCTCATCCCCCAGGACCCCTCTTTCTGGACACCCCTGGAGCTCTACGCCTACGCCCTGGCCACCCGGGACCCTGTGCTGGAGGAGATCTGCGTGCAGTTCCTGTCCTGGAACTTCGGGGCCCTGACGCAGGCCGAGGCCTGGCCAAGCGTCCCCCCGGCCCTGCTCCAAGGTCTGCTCTCCAGGACCGAACTGGTGGTGCCCAGCGAGCTGGTCCTGCTGCTGGCTGTGGACAAGTGGAGCCAGGAGAGGCACACCTCCCACAGGGAAGTGGAGGCCTTGGTGGAGCAGGTCCGGTTCCCCATGATGCCACCCCAGGACCTCTTCTCGCTGCAGTTTAACCTGTCCCTGTACTGGAGTCACGAGGCGCTCTTCCAGAAGAAGATCCTGCAGGCCCTGGAGTTCCACACCGTGCCCTTCGAGCTGCTGGCTCAGTACTGGGGCCTGAACCTCACTGAGGGCACCTACCAGCCCCGGCTTTACACCTCGCCCACCTGGAGCCAATCCGTGATGAGCTCCAGTTACAACCCCTCCCGGTCCTTCCAGACCCCCCAGCACCCCAGCTTCCTCTTCCATGACAGCTCTGTCTCCTGGTCTTTCGTCTACCTCCCTACCCTCCAGAGCTGCTGGAACTACGGGTTCTCGTGCTCCTCTGATGACCCCCCACTCCTGGCTCTCTCCAAGTCCAGCTACTCCAAGTCCAATCCCACCATCGGCTATGAAAACCGGGCCCTGCTGCACTGTGAGGGGAGCTTTGTGGTAGACGTCATCGACTTCAAGGGCTGGAAGGCCCTGGTCCCCAGTGCCCTGGCTACCAACAGCTCCAGGAGCACTTCCCTCTTCCCCTGCCCGTCAGGGGTCTTCAGCAGGTTCCAAGTCGTCATCCGTCCCTTCTACCTGACCAACTCCACGGACATGGACTAG
- the LGALS3BP gene encoding galectin-3-binding protein isoform X1: MAPLRLFWIWLLVVGTREPTGVKDGDMRLADGGSANQGRVEIYYNGQWGTVCENMWDLTDASVVCRALGFQNATEALGGAAFGPGYGPIMLDEVRCTGTEPSLANCSSLGWMRSNCRHDKDASVICTNETRGVYTLDLSGELPAALEQIFESQKGCDLFITVKVREEDEIAMCAHKLILSTNPEAHGLWKEPGSRVTMEVDSECVPVVKDFIRYLYSRRIDVSLSSVKCLHKLASAYQAKQLQSYCGHLFAILIPQDPSFWTPLELYAYALATRDPVLEEICVQFLSWNFGALTQAEAWPSVPPALLQGLLSRTELVVPSELVLLLAVDKWSQERHTSHREVEALVEQVRFPMMPPQDLFSLQFNLSLYWSHEALFQKKILQALEFHTVPFELLAQYWGLNLTEGTYQPRLYTSPTWSQSVMSSSYNPSRSFQTPQHPSFLFHDSSVSWSFVYLPTLQSCWNYGFSCSSDDPPLLALSKSSYSKSNPTIGYENRALLHCEGSFVVDVIDFKGWKALVPSALATNSSRSTSLFPCPSGVFSRFQVVIRPFYLTNSTDMD, encoded by the exons ATGGCCCCTCTACGGCTCTTCTGGATATGGCTGCTGGTCGTGGGGACTCGAG AGCCCACAGGCGTGAAAGATGGCGACATGCGGCTGGCTGACGGGGGCTCCGCCAACCAGGGCCGCGTGGAGATCTACTACAACGGCCAGTGGGGGACGGTGTGTGAGAACATGTGGGACCTGACGGACGCCAGCGTCGTCTGCCGGGCCCTGGGCTTCCAGAACGCCACCGAGGCTCTGGGCGGGGCCGCCTTCGGGCCAG GATATGGCCCTATCATGCTGGACGAGGTGAGGTGCACGGGGACAGAGCCCTCGCTGGCCAACTGCTCATCCCTGGGCTGGATGCGGAGCAACTGCAGACACGACAAGGACGCCAGCGTGATCTGCACCAACG AAACCAGAGGTGTCTACACCCTCGACCTATCTGGCGAACTCCCTGCGGCCCTAGAGCAGATATTTGAGAGCCAGAAGGGCTGTGACCTGTTCATCACGGTGAAGGTGCGTGAGGAAGACGAGATAGCCATGTGTGCCCACAAGCTGATCCTGTCCACCAACCCCGAGGCCCACGGCCTATGGAAGGAGCCGGGCAGTAGGGTCACCATGGAGGTGGACTCTGAGTGTGTGCCCGTCGTCAAGGACTTCATCAG GTACCTCTACTCCCGGAGGATCGACGTGTCCCTGTCGTCAGTGAAGTGTTTGCACAAGCTCGCCTCTGCCTACCAGGCCAAGCAGCTGCAGAGCTACTGCGGGCACCTCTTTGCCATCCTCATCCCCCAGGACCCCTCTTTCTGGACACCCCTGGAGCTCTACGCCTACGCCCTGGCCACCCGGGACCCTGTGCTGGAGGAGATCTGCGTGCAGTTCCTGTCCTGGAACTTCGGGGCCCTGACGCAGGCCGAGGCCTGGCCAAGCGTCCCCCCGGCCCTGCTCCAAGGTCTGCTCTCCAGGACCGAACTGGTGGTGCCCAGCGAGCTGGTCCTGCTGCTGGCTGTGGACAAGTGGAGCCAGGAGAGGCACACCTCCCACAGGGAAGTGGAGGCCTTGGTGGAGCAGGTCCGGTTCCCCATGATGCCACCCCAGGACCTCTTCTCGCTGCAGTTTAACCTGTCCCTGTACTGGAGTCACGAGGCGCTCTTCCAGAAGAAGATCCTGCAGGCCCTGGAGTTCCACACCGTGCCCTTCGAGCTGCTGGCTCAGTACTGGGGCCTGAACCTCACTGAGGGCACCTACCAGCCCCGGCTTTACACCTCGCCCACCTGGAGCCAATCCGTGATGAGCTCCAGTTACAACCCCTCCCGGTCCTTCCAGACCCCCCAGCACCCCAGCTTCCTCTTCCATGACAGCTCTGTCTCCTGGTCTTTCGTCTACCTCCCTACCCTCCAGAGCTGCTGGAACTACGGGTTCTCGTGCTCCTCTGATGACCCCCCACTCCTGGCTCTCTCCAAGTCCAGCTACTCCAAGTCCAATCCCACCATCGGCTATGAAAACCGGGCCCTGCTGCACTGTGAGGGGAGCTTTGTGGTAGACGTCATCGACTTCAAGGGCTGGAAGGCCCTGGTCCCCAGTGCCCTGGCTACCAACAGCTCCAGGAGCACTTCCCTCTTCCCCTGCCCGTCAGGGGTCTTCAGCAGGTTCCAAGTCGTCATCCGTCCCTTCTACCTGACCAACTCCACGGACATGGACTAG
- the LGALS3BP gene encoding galectin-3-binding protein isoform X3, with the protein MLRAAVCDLALQGVKDGDMRLADGGSANQGRVEIYYNGQWGTVCENMWDLTDASVVCRALGFQNATEALGGAAFGPGYGPIMLDEVRCTGTEPSLANCSSLGWMRSNCRHDKDASVICTNETRGVYTLDLSGELPAALEQIFESQKGCDLFITVKVREEDEIAMCAHKLILSTNPEAHGLWKEPGSRVTMEVDSECVPVVKDFIRYLYSRRIDVSLSSVKCLHKLASAYQAKQLQSYCGHLFAILIPQDPSFWTPLELYAYALATRDPVLEEICVQFLSWNFGALTQAEAWPSVPPALLQGLLSRTELVVPSELVLLLAVDKWSQERHTSHREVEALVEQVRFPMMPPQDLFSLQFNLSLYWSHEALFQKKILQALEFHTVPFELLAQYWGLNLTEGTYQPRLYTSPTWSQSVMSSSYNPSRSFQTPQHPSFLFHDSSVSWSFVYLPTLQSCWNYGFSCSSDDPPLLALSKSSYSKSNPTIGYENRALLHCEGSFVVDVIDFKGWKALVPSALATNSSRSTSLFPCPSGVFSRFQVVIRPFYLTNSTDMD; encoded by the exons ATGCTGAGAGCAGCCGTCTGTGACCTTGCTCTACAAG GCGTGAAAGATGGCGACATGCGGCTGGCTGACGGGGGCTCCGCCAACCAGGGCCGCGTGGAGATCTACTACAACGGCCAGTGGGGGACGGTGTGTGAGAACATGTGGGACCTGACGGACGCCAGCGTCGTCTGCCGGGCCCTGGGCTTCCAGAACGCCACCGAGGCTCTGGGCGGGGCCGCCTTCGGGCCAG GATATGGCCCTATCATGCTGGACGAGGTGAGGTGCACGGGGACAGAGCCCTCGCTGGCCAACTGCTCATCCCTGGGCTGGATGCGGAGCAACTGCAGACACGACAAGGACGCCAGCGTGATCTGCACCAACG AAACCAGAGGTGTCTACACCCTCGACCTATCTGGCGAACTCCCTGCGGCCCTAGAGCAGATATTTGAGAGCCAGAAGGGCTGTGACCTGTTCATCACGGTGAAGGTGCGTGAGGAAGACGAGATAGCCATGTGTGCCCACAAGCTGATCCTGTCCACCAACCCCGAGGCCCACGGCCTATGGAAGGAGCCGGGCAGTAGGGTCACCATGGAGGTGGACTCTGAGTGTGTGCCCGTCGTCAAGGACTTCATCAG GTACCTCTACTCCCGGAGGATCGACGTGTCCCTGTCGTCAGTGAAGTGTTTGCACAAGCTCGCCTCTGCCTACCAGGCCAAGCAGCTGCAGAGCTACTGCGGGCACCTCTTTGCCATCCTCATCCCCCAGGACCCCTCTTTCTGGACACCCCTGGAGCTCTACGCCTACGCCCTGGCCACCCGGGACCCTGTGCTGGAGGAGATCTGCGTGCAGTTCCTGTCCTGGAACTTCGGGGCCCTGACGCAGGCCGAGGCCTGGCCAAGCGTCCCCCCGGCCCTGCTCCAAGGTCTGCTCTCCAGGACCGAACTGGTGGTGCCCAGCGAGCTGGTCCTGCTGCTGGCTGTGGACAAGTGGAGCCAGGAGAGGCACACCTCCCACAGGGAAGTGGAGGCCTTGGTGGAGCAGGTCCGGTTCCCCATGATGCCACCCCAGGACCTCTTCTCGCTGCAGTTTAACCTGTCCCTGTACTGGAGTCACGAGGCGCTCTTCCAGAAGAAGATCCTGCAGGCCCTGGAGTTCCACACCGTGCCCTTCGAGCTGCTGGCTCAGTACTGGGGCCTGAACCTCACTGAGGGCACCTACCAGCCCCGGCTTTACACCTCGCCCACCTGGAGCCAATCCGTGATGAGCTCCAGTTACAACCCCTCCCGGTCCTTCCAGACCCCCCAGCACCCCAGCTTCCTCTTCCATGACAGCTCTGTCTCCTGGTCTTTCGTCTACCTCCCTACCCTCCAGAGCTGCTGGAACTACGGGTTCTCGTGCTCCTCTGATGACCCCCCACTCCTGGCTCTCTCCAAGTCCAGCTACTCCAAGTCCAATCCCACCATCGGCTATGAAAACCGGGCCCTGCTGCACTGTGAGGGGAGCTTTGTGGTAGACGTCATCGACTTCAAGGGCTGGAAGGCCCTGGTCCCCAGTGCCCTGGCTACCAACAGCTCCAGGAGCACTTCCCTCTTCCCCTGCCCGTCAGGGGTCTTCAGCAGGTTCCAAGTCGTCATCCGTCCCTTCTACCTGACCAACTCCACGGACATGGACTAG